The Muntiacus reevesi chromosome 15, mMunRee1.1, whole genome shotgun sequence region TAATCAAACATTAATGTGTGAGTATCTTTTTAAAAGCCCGTTTCATACCCGGTTTTCTGCAGAATGGAAACAGACTGTAATCCCATGGAGCTGAGCGGCGTGTCAGGATTTGAAGAAGAAGCCGAGCTTAATGGCTTTGAAGGAACTGACATGAAAGACATGAGGCTGGAAGCCGAAGCAGTTGTAAATGATGTTCTCTTTGCTGTTAACACCATGTTTGTCTCAAAAACCCTGCGCTGTGCAGACGACGTGGCCTACATCAATGTGGAAACAAGGGAAAGGAACAGATACTGCCTGGAGCTCACTGAAGCCGGGCTCAGGGTGAGTCCTTTTCTCTTTAGGCGGAATAAAGCAATCTTTACCACTTGATCCAAAAGGTTCAGGAATCAGGGACTGAAAAAGAGTTTTAGGTGAGAACTTGATACCCAGTACCTtccaagattttttcttttttttttttttaagaaagtttttttttcccctaggaatCTTTTTATTAATTCTGAAGTCTTTCAGTCAACATAAGAAtggattttttgaaaaagaaaaaacagatttgaTTCTGATTATTTTGTTGTAACTGTCCCCCCGAATAAACTGATTTCTTATCTCTTGCTAAGCATGTCTACCAAAATTATGCATTCTCTGCACTGGATGAATTTTTCAGTCTTTGTCTTGAATCTTTTTCCACCTCCTGTAAATATCTCTTCTACTAAAACAACATActggaaggaattccctggcagtccagtggttaggactccaccatTTCACTGCTGAtggctcgggtttgatccctggtcagggaactaagaacccacaggCAGCTCAGCCATAGATAGAGAAATAGATAGATCATGCTTGACTCCACCATTCACTAGCTGTTAGATCAGAATTAAGTCACAGCAGAACACTCTGCCTCCAAATTTCCAAGAATAAGTTTCCATTTATTACAtgtaagctt contains the following coding sequences:
- the GSKIP gene encoding GSK3B-interacting protein, with product METDCNPMELSGVSGFEEEAELNGFEGTDMKDMRLEAEAVVNDVLFAVNTMFVSKTLRCADDVAYINVETRERNRYCLELTEAGLRVVGYAFDQVDDHLQTPYHETVYSLLDTLSPAYREAFGNALLQRLEALKREGQS